One genomic window of Streptomonospora nanhaiensis includes the following:
- the mtlA gene encoding PTS mannitol transporter subunit IICB: MTTPTPTDSEKPGRLQASRAAVQKFGGYLSGMVMPNIGAFIAWGLITALFIPDGWFPNETLAALVDPMIGYLLPLLIGYTGGRLVYDQRGAVVGAIATMGVVVGAEVPMFLGAMIIGPLAAFLLKLLDKVLLPRVHAGFEMLYNNFSSGILGGAMAIVGLLGIGPVVQTITEVLGSGVQALIDLSLLPLVSIIVEPAKVLFLNNAINHGVFTPLGTARVDETGQAIEFLIETNPGPGLGILLAVMFFGPKISRATAPGAIVIQFLGGIHEIYFPYILAQPKLILAAIAGGIAGVTTFMVLDAGLVGPPSPGSIIALMAVSPRGGHLPVLAGVLAATAVSFIVASFLLGFGRFERSKEKAQHTQEAK, from the coding sequence ATGACCACACCGACTCCCACTGACTCCGAGAAGCCGGGCAGGCTCCAGGCGAGCCGCGCCGCCGTGCAGAAGTTCGGCGGCTACCTGTCCGGCATGGTGATGCCCAACATCGGCGCGTTCATCGCCTGGGGCCTCATCACCGCCCTGTTCATCCCCGACGGCTGGTTCCCCAACGAGACCCTGGCCGCGCTCGTCGACCCGATGATCGGCTACCTGCTGCCGCTGCTCATCGGCTACACCGGCGGCCGCCTCGTCTACGACCAGCGCGGCGCGGTCGTGGGCGCCATCGCCACCATGGGCGTCGTCGTCGGTGCCGAGGTGCCGATGTTCCTGGGCGCGATGATCATCGGCCCGCTCGCCGCGTTCCTGCTGAAGCTGCTGGACAAGGTCCTGCTGCCGCGGGTGCACGCCGGCTTCGAGATGCTGTACAACAACTTCAGTTCGGGCATCCTCGGCGGCGCGATGGCGATCGTGGGCCTGCTGGGCATCGGCCCGGTCGTGCAGACGATCACCGAGGTGCTGGGCTCCGGCGTGCAGGCGCTGATCGACCTCTCGCTGCTGCCGCTGGTGTCGATCATCGTCGAGCCCGCCAAGGTGCTGTTCCTGAACAACGCCATCAACCACGGCGTGTTCACGCCGCTGGGCACGGCCCGGGTGGACGAGACCGGCCAGGCGATCGAGTTCCTGATCGAGACCAACCCCGGCCCCGGCCTGGGCATCCTGCTGGCCGTCATGTTCTTCGGCCCCAAGATCAGCCGCGCCACCGCGCCCGGCGCGATCGTCATCCAGTTCCTGGGCGGCATCCACGAGATCTACTTCCCCTACATCCTGGCCCAGCCCAAGCTGATCCTGGCCGCGATCGCGGGCGGTATCGCCGGTGTCACCACGTTCATGGTCCTGGACGCCGGGCTCGTCGGTCCGCCGTCGCCCGGCAGCATCATCGCCCTGATGGCGGTCTCTCCCCGCGGCGGCCACCTGCCGGTCCTCGCCGGCGTGCTCGCGGCGACCGCCGTCTCGTTCATCGTCGCCTCCTTCCTGCTCGGTTTCGGCCGCTTCGAGCGCTCCAAGGAGAAGGCGCAGCACACTCAGGAGGCGAAGTAA
- a CDS encoding DeoR/GlpR family DNA-binding transcription regulator, with translation MYAEERQRHILERARRDGRVDVAGLAAAFDVTYETVRRDLTALERHGVLRRVHGGAIPVERLGFEPTLAQRDTVMTPEKERIAKRALEEVPAEGAILLDAGSTTGRLAEQLPPDLTVVTNSVSIALTLMPRPNTNLMLLGGRLRPRTHATVESWALQALEETYVDVAFMATNGVSAEHGLTTPDPAEAQVKRAMIRSARRVVLLADHTKVGNDHFARFSTLDEVDCIITDSGLADGLADELAAFGPRVVVV, from the coding sequence ATGTACGCCGAAGAGCGGCAACGCCACATCCTGGAACGCGCCCGTCGCGACGGCAGGGTGGACGTCGCCGGCCTCGCCGCGGCCTTTGACGTCACCTACGAGACAGTGCGGCGCGACCTGACCGCCCTCGAACGCCACGGGGTACTGCGGCGGGTCCACGGCGGCGCGATCCCGGTCGAGCGGCTCGGCTTCGAACCCACCCTCGCCCAGCGCGACACCGTCATGACCCCCGAGAAGGAGCGCATCGCCAAGCGGGCCCTGGAGGAGGTGCCCGCCGAGGGAGCGATCCTCCTCGACGCGGGCTCCACCACCGGCCGCCTGGCCGAACAGCTCCCGCCCGATCTCACGGTCGTCACCAACTCGGTGTCCATCGCGTTGACCCTGATGCCCCGGCCCAACACCAACCTCATGCTGCTGGGGGGCCGGCTGCGTCCGCGGACGCACGCCACCGTGGAGAGCTGGGCGCTCCAGGCGCTTGAGGAGACCTACGTCGACGTCGCCTTCATGGCGACCAACGGCGTGTCGGCCGAACACGGACTCACCACCCCCGACCCCGCCGAGGCGCAGGTCAAGCGGGCGATGATCCGTTCGGCGCGGCGGGTCGTCCTGCTCGCCGACCACACCAAGGTCGGCAACGACCACTTCGCCCGCTTCTCGACGCTCGACGAGGTGGACTGCATCATCACCGACTCCGGCCTGGCCGACGGCCTGGCCGACGAACTCGCCGCCTTCGGGCCCCGGGTGGTCGTGGTGTGA